The Polyangiaceae bacterium genome includes a region encoding these proteins:
- a CDS encoding aminotransferase class I/II-fold pyridoxal phosphate-dependent enzyme — MPPIDLRSDTVTRPSPGMRSAMANAEVGDDVYGEDPTVQRLEHRVAELLGKERALFVPSGTMANQLALLLHTRPGDEVVIGEGTHCALFESGAAAALSGVQLAVAGRGGLFDVAELRAAIQPDAYWLPRTSLVVVENTHNRGGGKVFPLEQLERVTSHARSAGLGVHLDGARLWNAAAASGTSLADFARTADTLSVCFSKGLGAPVGSALVGPAELLTRALRLRRMLGGSMRQSGILAAAALWALDENLPRLAEDHEKARALARGLEGVTGCRVAPESVETNIVNIELVGPSAETVIASAKSKGVLVGSIARSTLRAVTHLDVSLADCERAATLLAAAISENPA, encoded by the coding sequence ATGCCGCCCATCGACCTGCGCTCCGACACCGTCACGCGCCCCTCCCCCGGCATGCGCAGCGCGATGGCGAACGCCGAGGTCGGCGACGACGTCTACGGCGAGGATCCGACGGTGCAGCGCCTGGAGCACCGGGTGGCGGAGCTCCTGGGCAAGGAGCGGGCGCTGTTCGTGCCCTCGGGGACGATGGCGAACCAGCTCGCGCTGCTCTTGCACACGCGGCCGGGCGACGAGGTGGTGATCGGCGAAGGCACGCACTGCGCGCTCTTCGAGTCCGGCGCTGCGGCGGCGCTCTCGGGAGTGCAGCTCGCGGTGGCGGGACGCGGCGGGTTGTTCGACGTCGCCGAGCTTCGAGCCGCGATCCAACCCGACGCGTACTGGCTCCCGCGCACCAGCCTGGTGGTGGTCGAGAACACGCACAACCGCGGTGGTGGCAAGGTCTTCCCCTTGGAGCAGCTCGAGCGGGTGACGAGCCACGCACGGAGCGCTGGGCTCGGCGTGCACCTCGACGGCGCTCGGCTCTGGAACGCGGCGGCGGCCAGCGGCACGAGCCTCGCCGACTTCGCGCGCACGGCCGACACGCTCAGCGTGTGCTTCTCCAAGGGGCTCGGCGCTCCGGTGGGCTCGGCGCTGGTCGGGCCAGCGGAGCTCTTGACCCGCGCGCTGCGCCTCCGGCGCATGCTCGGCGGCTCGATGCGGCAGAGCGGGATCCTGGCAGCGGCGGCGCTCTGGGCCCTGGACGAGAACCTGCCGCGGCTCGCCGAGGATCACGAGAAGGCCCGGGCGCTGGCCCGGGGGCTCGAGGGCGTCACCGGCTGTCGCGTCGCCCCGGAGTCGGTCGAGACCAACATCGTCAACATCGAGCTCGTGGGCCCGAGCGCCGAGACGGTGATCGCCTCGGCCAAGTCCAAAGGGGTGTTGGTCGGCAGCATCGCGCGCTCGACCTTGCGCGCCGTGACCCACCTGGACGTCTCGCTCGCGGACTGCGAGCGCGCGGCGACACTGCTCGCGGCAGCGATCAGCGAGAATCCGGCATGA
- a CDS encoding RNA methyltransferase — MKPEGFAEDTPTPDLRLPIHALTTFVLVRPHYPENVGAAARAIKTMGFLRLALVRPGRLAAPNHEMALKMAVKSKDVLLGAPVYQSLDEALGPAGWVVGTTSRRGVSGVLTARDLGRRAVERGAAGQSLVLVFGNEKTGLGEAERALCQDFVRIPMAADQPSINLAQATQVIAYELLLAALDARADNG, encoded by the coding sequence ATGAAACCCGAAGGCTTCGCCGAAGACACGCCGACTCCCGATCTGCGGCTGCCGATCCACGCGCTGACGACCTTCGTGCTGGTCCGTCCGCACTACCCGGAGAACGTCGGCGCCGCCGCGCGCGCCATCAAGACGATGGGGTTCTTGCGCCTGGCGCTGGTCAGGCCGGGCCGCCTGGCAGCCCCCAACCACGAGATGGCACTGAAGATGGCCGTGAAGAGCAAAGACGTGCTCCTGGGCGCGCCGGTCTACCAGAGCCTGGACGAAGCGCTCGGGCCCGCCGGCTGGGTGGTGGGCACTACCTCGCGCCGCGGAGTGTCCGGCGTGCTCACCGCTCGCGACCTCGGTCGGCGCGCCGTGGAGCGCGGCGCGGCGGGGCAGAGCCTCGTGCTCGTCTTCGGCAACGAGAAGACCGGGCTGGGCGAGGCCGAGCGCGCGCTCTGCCAGGACTTCGTGCGCATCCCGATGGCGGCGGATCAGCCCTCGATCAACCTGGCGCAGGCCACGCAGGTCATCGCCTACGAGCTGCTCCTCGCGGCACTCGACGCGAGGGCCGACAACGGGTGA
- a CDS encoding SUMF1/EgtB/PvdO family nonheme iron enzyme, with product MVWRALWLGPLALLALAASLLPSARAASRLTAPAPDPFGARTPQERALTGGVVTLRQPAGAMLRVPQGSFEMGSTPEDVLDAVTDCAREPLGGRCKEEMFSDELPRHKVTLSSFWLDRLEVSVKDYARCVALRRCRAVPFDQGGKRFDVPSYPVSLVRHADARAYCRFRGARLPTEAELERAARGPRGRRYPWGQLYNTRAANHGRLGLDTTDARDGFAELAPVGSFPAGRTPEGFLDLAGNVAEWASDRYAVSYPPGPAVDPKGPAIGAGSGGNVVRGGHWASAAPWLRGASRSSADPETRSPTLGFRCARSASR from the coding sequence GTGGTCTGGCGCGCGCTCTGGCTCGGCCCGCTCGCGCTCCTCGCGCTCGCCGCTTCGCTCCTGCCCAGCGCCCGCGCAGCCTCGCGCCTGACCGCGCCGGCGCCGGATCCGTTCGGCGCCCGTACGCCGCAGGAGCGGGCGCTGACCGGTGGCGTGGTCACGCTGCGGCAGCCCGCCGGGGCGATGCTCCGGGTCCCGCAGGGCAGCTTCGAGATGGGCTCGACCCCCGAGGACGTGCTCGACGCCGTGACGGACTGCGCCCGCGAGCCACTCGGCGGCCGCTGCAAGGAAGAGATGTTCTCGGATGAGCTACCGCGGCACAAGGTGACGCTTTCGTCCTTCTGGCTCGATCGGCTCGAGGTCAGCGTGAAGGACTACGCGCGCTGCGTCGCGCTGCGCCGCTGCCGTGCCGTCCCATTCGACCAAGGCGGCAAGCGCTTCGACGTGCCGAGCTACCCGGTGTCTCTGGTGCGGCACGCAGACGCGCGAGCGTACTGTCGCTTCCGCGGCGCTCGGCTGCCGACGGAAGCCGAGCTCGAGCGCGCGGCCCGCGGCCCGCGCGGCCGGCGCTACCCTTGGGGCCAGCTCTACAACACCCGCGCCGCGAACCACGGGCGCCTGGGCCTCGACACCACGGACGCCCGCGACGGGTTCGCGGAGCTCGCGCCGGTAGGCTCGTTCCCCGCAGGGCGCACGCCAGAGGGCTTCTTGGATCTGGCCGGCAACGTCGCGGAGTGGGCGTCCGATCGTTACGCCGTCAGCTACCCGCCGGGGCCCGCCGTCGACCCGAAAGGACCCGCCATCGGCGCGGGCAGCGGCGGCAACGTCGTGCGCGGCGGGCACTGGGCCAGCGCGGCCCCCTGGCTGCGCGGGGCGTCGCGCTCGAGCGCCGATCCCGAGACGCGCTCGCCGACGCTGGGCTTCCGCTGCGCGCGCTCGGCATCGCGATGA
- a CDS encoding protein tyrosine phosphatase: protein MRGFVDLHCHWVAGIDDGAKTPEDGVAMLRALGQLGFSKVVATPHMRPGLFDNTRESLSAAYARMLPLLPAGLPEVELSSEHYFDDVIFGRIMHDAALPYPGGRAVLLEFYESDFPFSIDRRFADLRLKKRLIPVIAHPERYQRIWRDPDVLERLVDAGAAALLDTAALVGKYGRKPQKTAEELLERGLYHAACSDAHRVGDVAEVAAGLLRIERAYGPEEVDFLFREGPLALLSGRIPE, encoded by the coding sequence ATGCGCGGCTTCGTGGATCTGCACTGTCACTGGGTGGCCGGGATCGACGACGGCGCCAAGACTCCCGAGGACGGCGTGGCCATGCTGCGCGCGCTGGGGCAGCTCGGGTTCAGCAAGGTGGTGGCGACTCCGCACATGCGCCCCGGACTGTTCGACAACACCCGCGAGAGCCTGAGCGCCGCCTACGCGCGCATGTTGCCGCTGCTCCCGGCGGGACTCCCCGAGGTCGAGCTGTCGAGCGAGCACTACTTCGACGACGTGATCTTCGGCCGCATCATGCACGACGCGGCGCTGCCTTACCCCGGCGGCCGGGCCGTCTTGCTGGAGTTCTACGAGAGCGACTTCCCGTTCAGCATCGACCGCCGCTTCGCCGACCTCAGGCTGAAGAAGCGGCTGATCCCGGTGATCGCCCACCCCGAGCGCTACCAGCGCATCTGGCGCGACCCGGACGTGCTCGAGCGGCTGGTCGACGCCGGCGCCGCGGCGCTGCTCGACACCGCCGCGCTCGTGGGCAAATACGGCCGGAAGCCCCAGAAGACCGCGGAAGAGCTGCTCGAGCGCGGCCTGTATCACGCCGCCTGCAGCGACGCCCACCGGGTGGGCGACGTCGCCGAGGTCGCAGCAGGGCTCTTGCGCATCGAGCGCGCGTACGGACCCGAGGAGGTCGATTTCCTGTTTCGCGAAGGGCCGCTTGCGCTACTGAGCGGCCGGATCCCCGAATGA
- a CDS encoding FHA domain-containing protein, with translation MKCDRCGRDNPPSLRFCQDCGNRLQAVPARPAEPTPPRGVPPAARPAAPDFDFAPRGAPRPSESRCGRCGVTNPPGSRFCAECGASIGGLPATAEPSMEPAPPPQQPVFGAPVVGLAPALPAEPPPVVCARCRGSNGAHMAYCQYCGGRLHEGPAREAPPTSPETPVSQRAVPSRPPPPPSRPPPAPVVAPAPPAPRPPAAPAPARLIVVAQDGSPGRDYPLSQSVTDIGRSDGAILLPNDPYVSPRHARITRKDGRFFIRDLGSTNGVFVRLRAPARLQSGDLVLIGLEVLRFELVTAADKGLGPAMDGDTQVFGSPMLPRYARLSQRTVEGVTRDIYHVSKDEMVVGREAGDIVFTTDPFMSRRHASFTRERDGSFTLNDLGSSNGTYLAIRDEVALADGDHVRVGQHLFRLEHSRGQS, from the coding sequence GTGAAGTGTGACCGGTGCGGGCGGGACAATCCCCCGAGCCTCAGGTTCTGCCAAGACTGCGGCAACCGCCTGCAAGCCGTACCGGCCCGCCCGGCGGAGCCCACTCCACCGCGTGGCGTTCCACCCGCCGCGCGCCCAGCGGCACCCGACTTCGACTTCGCCCCGCGCGGCGCCCCACGCCCGAGCGAGTCGCGTTGCGGTCGGTGCGGCGTCACGAACCCACCCGGCTCACGCTTCTGTGCGGAGTGCGGCGCGAGCATCGGCGGCTTGCCCGCAACGGCCGAACCCAGCATGGAACCAGCTCCGCCACCGCAGCAGCCGGTGTTCGGCGCGCCGGTGGTCGGGCTCGCGCCCGCTCTACCGGCCGAGCCGCCTCCGGTCGTCTGCGCCCGGTGTCGGGGCAGCAACGGCGCGCACATGGCGTACTGCCAGTACTGCGGGGGGCGACTCCACGAAGGTCCGGCACGCGAAGCGCCGCCCACCAGCCCGGAGACGCCCGTGAGCCAGCGCGCCGTCCCTTCGCGCCCGCCCCCACCGCCGAGTCGGCCACCGCCCGCGCCCGTCGTGGCCCCCGCGCCGCCAGCTCCCCGGCCGCCGGCAGCACCGGCGCCGGCCCGGCTCATCGTGGTCGCCCAAGACGGCAGCCCCGGGCGGGACTACCCGCTGTCGCAGAGCGTCACCGACATCGGCCGGAGCGACGGCGCCATCCTCTTGCCCAACGACCCGTATGTCTCCCCGCGCCACGCCCGGATTACCCGCAAAGATGGCCGCTTCTTCATCCGCGACCTGGGCAGCACGAACGGGGTCTTCGTTCGTCTCCGGGCACCCGCGAGGCTGCAATCTGGGGACTTGGTGTTGATCGGGCTTGAGGTGTTAAGGTTCGAGCTGGTGACCGCCGCTGACAAAGGCCTGGGCCCCGCGATGGACGGGGACACCCAGGTTTTCGGATCCCCGATGCTGCCCCGCTACGCCCGCCTCTCTCAGCGCACCGTCGAGGGCGTGACGCGGGACATCTACCATGTCTCCAAGGACGAGATGGTGGTGGGGCGCGAAGCAGGCGACATCGTCTTCACGACGGATCCCTTCATGAGCCGGCGGCACGCCTCGTTCACTCGGGAGCGCGACGGCTCGTTCACGCTGAACGACCTCGGCTCGTCGAACGGCACTTACCTCGCGATTCGCGACGAGGTCGCCCTCGCGGACGGCGATCACGTGCGGGTGGGGCAGCACCTCTTCCGGCTGGAACACAGCCGCGGTCAGAGCTGA
- a CDS encoding serine/threonine protein kinase, with translation MGRVLLARDPNLDRDVAVKVLREDLKLAPAERVALYERMRQEARASARLSHPNIVGLYDIGEEPGLGLYLVFEYVEGPTLEDRIERGPLGAAACARLSRELGAALGAAHRAGVLHRDIKPANVILAATGAKIADFGIARIPGSTLTQDGRVLGTPAYSAPEAIETGTFSPASDQFSLAATLYEAISGRRAFAGDDAISVAKHITGSEPAAIAALSGVDRHVDTVLARGLAKNPSARYSSADELGEALAEALTLAPPRAQLPTLPDERRLEARAARQNRRDLTVLALGLVLGASLATSAFLLWPADEVDAIGPAPQSLVLEDAAPEAAQPEPPRPRRAVSGAPVVSATAADR, from the coding sequence ATGGGGCGCGTGCTCCTGGCGCGCGATCCGAACCTGGATCGCGACGTCGCGGTGAAGGTCCTGCGGGAGGATCTGAAGCTCGCGCCGGCCGAGCGCGTGGCGCTCTACGAGCGCATGCGCCAGGAGGCGCGCGCCAGCGCCCGGCTCAGCCATCCGAACATCGTCGGGCTCTACGACATCGGCGAGGAGCCAGGCCTGGGACTGTATCTGGTGTTCGAGTACGTGGAAGGGCCGACGCTGGAAGACCGCATCGAGCGCGGGCCGCTGGGCGCCGCGGCGTGCGCGCGCCTCAGCCGCGAGCTCGGCGCCGCGCTCGGAGCCGCGCACCGCGCGGGCGTCCTGCACCGAGACATCAAGCCCGCTAACGTGATCCTCGCCGCGACGGGCGCGAAGATCGCCGACTTCGGCATCGCGCGCATTCCCGGCTCGACCTTGACCCAAGACGGTCGCGTGCTCGGCACGCCGGCCTACAGCGCCCCCGAGGCCATCGAGACCGGCACGTTCTCGCCGGCCTCCGATCAGTTCTCGCTCGCCGCCACCCTGTACGAGGCGATCTCGGGACGGCGCGCTTTTGCCGGCGACGACGCCATCAGCGTGGCCAAGCACATCACGGGCAGCGAGCCGGCAGCGATCGCCGCGCTCTCGGGAGTCGATCGCCACGTGGACACCGTGCTCGCTCGCGGTCTGGCGAAAAACCCATCGGCTCGCTACTCGTCCGCGGACGAGCTCGGCGAGGCCCTGGCGGAGGCGCTGACCTTGGCGCCTCCGCGCGCACAGCTGCCCACCCTGCCGGACGAGCGGCGCCTGGAGGCGCGGGCCGCCCGCCAGAATCGCAGGGATCTGACCGTGCTGGCGCTCGGTCTGGTGCTCGGCGCATCACTCGCCACCTCGGCGTTCTTGCTCTGGCCCGCGGACGAAGTCGACGCGATCGGACCTGCGCCGCAGAGCCTCGTGCTCGAGGACGCAGCACCCGAAGCGGCGCAGCCGGAGCCCCCGCGACCACGCCGAGCAGTCTCGGGGGCTCCCGTGGTTTCGGCCACAGCCGCTGATCGTTGA
- a CDS encoding tetratricopeptide repeat protein, whose translation MRLGRLLFVGLIVAACAPTLPRSFTEARAAAERAYAAGRYDEAAEHWRTAEQSADRKRDQTEARYRRAAALRRAGRHEEAQALLAELGRTRPKSSRAARAAFEHADIEIEHGDAERGFAELEQAIRKYPRSGLALGALGRLARHREERAGADAALALLAEVGKSGGSAELREQALYDRARFLERLGRDAEALAAYLDTASRYPYPRGALWDDALWAASLLEEKLGQPARAIDHLERMLREKEPSSLNQGSYERPRYGAARFRVAELYRDRIGDKPRAVKEFRRVWDEHPTSLLRDDAMWQAARLERELGHADRACKLLETLVDDAPDSRFSRCANALCASLRPAKGECHAYVVRDLGKNED comes from the coding sequence ATGAGACTCGGACGTCTGCTCTTCGTCGGCCTGATCGTGGCAGCCTGCGCGCCCACGCTGCCGCGCTCGTTCACCGAGGCACGAGCCGCGGCCGAGCGCGCCTATGCCGCTGGTCGCTACGACGAGGCCGCGGAGCACTGGAGGACCGCCGAGCAATCGGCCGACCGGAAGCGCGACCAGACCGAAGCGCGCTACCGCCGCGCCGCGGCGCTGCGCCGGGCCGGACGCCACGAAGAAGCTCAGGCGCTCTTGGCCGAGCTCGGCCGCACCCGGCCGAAGAGCTCCCGTGCGGCTCGGGCGGCGTTCGAGCATGCCGACATCGAGATCGAGCACGGCGATGCCGAGCGCGGCTTCGCCGAGCTGGAGCAGGCCATCCGAAAGTACCCTCGCTCCGGGCTCGCGCTGGGCGCGCTGGGGCGGCTGGCGCGCCACCGCGAAGAACGAGCGGGCGCGGACGCGGCCCTGGCGCTGCTGGCGGAGGTCGGCAAGAGCGGCGGCAGCGCCGAGCTCCGGGAACAGGCCCTGTACGATCGAGCACGCTTCTTGGAGAGGCTGGGCCGCGACGCCGAGGCACTGGCGGCCTACCTCGATACGGCGTCGCGCTACCCCTACCCCCGCGGCGCGCTCTGGGACGACGCGCTCTGGGCGGCGTCCCTGCTCGAGGAGAAGCTGGGCCAACCCGCCCGCGCGATCGACCACCTCGAGCGCATGCTCCGCGAGAAGGAGCCGTCGTCACTGAACCAGGGCTCGTACGAGCGCCCGCGCTACGGCGCAGCACGCTTTCGCGTCGCCGAGCTGTATCGCGACCGGATCGGGGACAAGCCGCGCGCGGTGAAGGAGTTCCGCAGGGTCTGGGACGAGCACCCGACGAGCCTCCTGCGCGACGATGCGATGTGGCAGGCCGCGCGCCTGGAACGCGAGCTCGGCCACGCCGACCGCGCATGCAAGCTCCTGGAAACGCTGGTCGATGACGCTCCGGACTCGCGCTTCTCGCGCTGCGCGAACGCGCTCTGCGCGTCGCTCAGGCCCGCGAAGGGCGAATGCCACGCCTACGTCGTGCGAGACCTCGGAAAAAACGAGGACTGA
- a CDS encoding flippase-like domain-containing protein, translated as MSDGPGSWLRRHWLKLLASLLVAGGFVWLLHRGALPILPDAKAFSKMRWWTVPAYIAIWCGIHVIRAARWHWLLAPIHPVPLRRIVSVAWIGFAAILLLPFRTGEVVRPVLIRKKGQLSGWAATGTVAAERVIDGFFMSVMLFTSLLLSKPLDPLPSSIGALPIPAAVVPGAAYSALLVFAAAFTVMGVFYWRRDFARAATERIVGLVSERLAAWLAERVEKVASGLSFLPRWRYTAPFLAVTALYWLLNAGASWLLAWGAGFDHISYAEACVTMGVLALGILIPNAPGFFGAFQISIYAGLAMYFPAELVVGPGAAFVLIIYVCQILITTAGAGLGLYWERTSVGEALDARPEELGDEAR; from the coding sequence ATGAGCGACGGACCGGGCAGCTGGCTCAGGCGCCACTGGCTCAAGCTACTGGCTTCGCTGCTCGTGGCGGGCGGCTTCGTGTGGCTCCTGCACAGAGGTGCCCTGCCCATCTTGCCGGACGCCAAGGCGTTCTCGAAGATGCGCTGGTGGACGGTGCCGGCCTACATCGCGATTTGGTGCGGGATCCACGTCATCCGCGCCGCGCGCTGGCATTGGCTCCTGGCGCCCATCCACCCGGTACCGCTGCGCCGCATCGTCTCCGTGGCGTGGATTGGCTTCGCCGCCATCCTGCTGCTGCCGTTCCGTACCGGGGAGGTCGTTCGACCGGTGTTGATCCGCAAGAAGGGTCAGCTGTCGGGCTGGGCCGCCACCGGCACGGTGGCCGCCGAGCGGGTGATCGACGGCTTCTTCATGAGCGTGATGTTGTTCACGTCGCTGCTCCTGTCGAAGCCGTTGGACCCGTTGCCGAGCTCGATCGGCGCGCTGCCGATCCCCGCGGCTGTCGTGCCGGGCGCCGCCTACAGCGCGCTCTTGGTGTTCGCCGCCGCATTCACCGTCATGGGGGTGTTCTACTGGCGGCGCGATTTCGCGCGCGCGGCGACCGAGCGCATCGTCGGGCTGGTGTCCGAGCGGCTGGCGGCCTGGCTGGCCGAGCGCGTGGAGAAGGTCGCCAGCGGCCTGTCGTTCTTGCCGCGCTGGCGCTACACGGCGCCATTTCTGGCCGTGACCGCGCTGTATTGGCTGCTCAACGCCGGGGCGTCCTGGCTCTTGGCCTGGGGCGCCGGGTTCGATCACATCAGCTACGCCGAAGCGTGCGTGACCATGGGCGTGTTGGCGCTCGGCATCCTCATCCCCAACGCCCCGGGCTTCTTCGGCGCCTTCCAGATCTCGATCTACGCCGGCTTGGCCATGTACTTCCCGGCCGAGCTGGTGGTCGGGCCCGGGGCCGCGTTCGTGCTCATCATCTACGTCTGCCAGATCCTGATCACGACCGCCGGGGCCGGCCTCGGCCTGTACTGGGAGCGCACCAGCGTCGGAGAGGCGCTCGACGCCCGACCCGAAGAGCTCGGGGACGAGGCCCGCTGA